In a single window of the Cydia pomonella isolate Wapato2018A chromosome 2, ilCydPomo1, whole genome shotgun sequence genome:
- the LOC133534441 gene encoding myosuppressin-like isoform X1: MSFYKGDACRVWALCAVAALAVAHAAAAPAQLCSSAVEDDPRATRFCQALNTFLELYAEAAGEQVPEYQALVRDYPQLLDSGMKRQDVVHSFLRFGRRR; this comes from the exons ATGTCTTTttacaa AGGTGACGCGTGTCGTGTATGGGCGTTGTGCGCAGTGGCGGCGCTGGCGGTGGCGcacgcggcggcggcgcccgcgCAGCTTTGCTCGAGCGCCGTGGAGGACGACCCGCGCGCCACACGCTTCTGCCAGGCGCTCAACACCTTCCTCGAGCTGTACGCCGAGGCGGCGGGCGAGCAGGTGCCGGAGTACCAAG CTCTGGTTCGCGACTACCCCCAGCTACTGGACTCCGGCATGAAGCGACAAGACGTGGTACACTCGTTCCTGCGCTTCGGCCGTCGCCGCTGA
- the LOC133534441 gene encoding myosuppressin-like isoform X2, translating into MAMGGDACRVWALCAVAALAVAHAAAAPAQLCSSAVEDDPRATRFCQALNTFLELYAEAAGEQVPEYQALVRDYPQLLDSGMKRQDVVHSFLRFGRRR; encoded by the exons AGGTGACGCGTGTCGTGTATGGGCGTTGTGCGCAGTGGCGGCGCTGGCGGTGGCGcacgcggcggcggcgcccgcgCAGCTTTGCTCGAGCGCCGTGGAGGACGACCCGCGCGCCACACGCTTCTGCCAGGCGCTCAACACCTTCCTCGAGCTGTACGCCGAGGCGGCGGGCGAGCAGGTGCCGGAGTACCAAG CTCTGGTTCGCGACTACCCCCAGCTACTGGACTCCGGCATGAAGCGACAAGACGTGGTACACTCGTTCCTGCGCTTCGGCCGTCGCCGCTGA